The Thermodesulfovibrionales bacterium nucleotide sequence AGCTCATTGCTACAGGCGAACAGACGTCGCTCGTAATGACCTCCAGGAAATTCCCCTGGCTTTCTTAGAAGACCGGCGTCGGTACCGAACCCCACCCGCTGCCCCGCGGAAGGTCTTTCACCTCCAGCAGCCGCATAGTATGCACGTCAACATCGACGAGAAACTGGGGTACGCGCAATGCATTAATCGAGAAGGGATTCGCAGGCGTAGTCCCTCCCGCGTTGTAGATCGATAGGAAAATGAGCCTCCGGACCACGCCATCCCCCCTCCCTGCACTGTTCTCATGCTGCGGGTGCATGCCGCCGTGCATGGCATGGTGCCCTTCGCGCAGGTGCCTGAAGGGATGGAATACCCAATCCGTGATCATGGGGATGGAGTGATGCTGTTCGTAAAGCCTCCAGTTCTCTCCGGTGTCTGCGATCATTCCCTGCATGATATAGTCGCGAGGGAGGAAATAGACAAGATACTGTTTGTCTTCCTGCATCCTCCGTCGGACTTCGTTCAAGGCCAGGAGGCCGTCCATGCGATGCTCCATCTTGAATCCGTCCTCCGGCAGGACCGCCACGGCGGTAACGTTCTGCGCTTTCGTCCAAAGCGTGAGGTGACTGACGGTATAGGCACGGAGCAGGAAGGCCGTGCCGATGACGATCGCCGTGATACCGAGGGCAACCGCCGCCTTTCCGATCGCTGATGATGGTGTCAGGAGGTTTTCGAGCCCTTTCGGCAGAAACATGCCGGTCTTTTTCATATACGGACCGTACGTCGTTCCATGACTCATCAGCATTCTGCGTTCTTCGTCTCTCGCGAGGAGATAATAGACAGCCGCCATAATGAGCCAGAGCACCACCGTCAAAAATCGCGGCCAGAGAATCGCGAGCCCCAAGCCCGCCAATGCGAGCGCAAGATACTGGGGATGCCGGACGGAGGAGTACAGGCCCGCGAGTACCGCCCCTTTTTTAGTAAACTTAGCCGTATAGATTTGGACCGCGCAGACCAAAAAGATCAGGATGCCGCAGACGAAGAGAACCGAACCCATGACCCGCACGAACCGCAGAAAGGCGTCCTGCGGCAAAACCATATGGGGCAGATAGAAAGCGCTGAGCCATCTCGTCGCCGGATATTTCGCCGTTTCGAGCAGAACGGGATTGAAGACGGAATAGAATAACCCGGCAAAGGGGCTTATCATAATCAGGACTTCGAGCGCGATGACAAAGTAGAGCAGAATCGCGCTATGCAAAATAGTCTTAGCCTTATCCATGGAAGACCTCCTTTGAAAACTATAAAGGACTCCGCGCGTGAGCATCATCTGGAGGGGTGGAACTAATGAGAATATCCTCCCCTGCCTCTTCTGCTTCAGGCCGCGGCCTATGATATCCTTCCGATTATGAGGAGAGAATCCGGAGGGGAGGTCTCAAGCGGGGCTCTAAATACACGTCTTTCACGTGCGCTGCTTTCGAAATGAACTCATCATTCACGAGGGGGAGAATCTGAAACGAAGTCTCCGGTTCACTGATCCGGATTACGAACGGATGATTGATACCGGATAGATCTTTCTTTACGTCGTTCCCCGTATTTGATTTCACAGGCTGTCGGTCTTCTTTCATAGGGCAGCATTGACAGACAGACGAATGAGGAGAAAGGAAGGCCGTTTTTCCGGCCCAACCATGGGGACAGGTATTCTGCGTCGTAATCGCAAGAGCCGCAAGCAATACGACAAATCGCATCCCTGACATCACGGTATATAATAAAACGTCAAGAGAAAAATACACAAGCCGGAAAAGGGGTGCGAGCAGAGGCGTTTCAATTGGTGATCAGCCTGAACTTTCCGGTCTTCGGATCGACCTGCAGGTCATCGACCTCTTCGATATCGAACGACACGTTTTCCATTTCCTTTTGGCTTAAGATCTCCTGCAACTTCTTTCGAATCTCCCGAAACGTTCCCTCCCGCTCCCCTTGGCCCAGGCCTTTTTCGAGGCATGCCCTGAATAGAAAAGACGACCCGGTCAGGCGCCGAATCTGAAAGCGGCGCAGGTTCCTGACATGGAACTCGACGATGATGATGGGACAGATGAAATCTTCGCTGCCGTGACGGTTCGTAAAGACGAGCGCCTGTTCCATCCGGCCGATGAGGGCATTAATCCTCGTGTAAGGGAGGCTCCAGTCGGCATCGGGCATGGGTTCAAGGACGTCCTCCATGCGGTAGCGGATGAGCGG carries:
- a CDS encoding methyltransferase; translated protein: MDKAKTILHSAILLYFVIALEVLIMISPFAGLFYSVFNPVLLETAKYPATRWLSAFYLPHMVLPQDAFLRFVRVMGSVLFVCGILIFLVCAVQIYTAKFTKKGAVLAGLYSSVRHPQYLALALAGLGLAILWPRFLTVVLWLIMAAVYYLLARDEERRMLMSHGTTYGPYMKKTGMFLPKGLENLLTPSSAIGKAAVALGITAIVIGTAFLLRAYTVSHLTLWTKAQNVTAVAVLPEDGFKMEHRMDGLLALNEVRRRMQEDKQYLVYFLPRDYIMQGMIADTGENWRLYEQHHSIPMITDWVFHPFRHLREGHHAMHGGMHPQHENSAGRGDGVVRRLIFLSIYNAGGTTPANPFSINALRVPQFLVDVDVHTMRLLEVKDLPRGSGWGSVPTPVF